A single genomic interval of Penaeus monodon isolate SGIC_2016 chromosome 30, NSTDA_Pmon_1, whole genome shotgun sequence harbors:
- the LOC119592691 gene encoding LOW QUALITY PROTEIN: TOM1-like protein 2 (The sequence of the model RefSeq protein was modified relative to this genomic sequence to represent the inferred CDS: deleted 1 base in 1 codon) — MSFFGGNPFATPVGQKIEQATSETLASEDWGLNLEVCDLINESEEGPRDAVKAIRKRLTSQPKNYSVVMYTLTVLETCVKNCDKRFHVLVCSKDFVQDLVKLIGPKNEPPPAVQEKVLSLIQSWADAFRHQPELAGVSQVYADLKHKGVEFPMTNLDTMAPILTPQRTVAAPEPRPPRVPSGVPTSPRRQAAHQPPPPQAAPVTLTAEQRAKLHSELDVVESNAKVLAEMLSELSPGKEHQDDAQLLQELHATCRAMQQRVVELVGRVNDDLLTADLLRINDNLNNLFLRYDRHMSKVKGISSPTRSPQQVPPTQQPPQIPPPQRAPQAEVSLIDLADEPPSAQLAGLTVGSSPKVKKNEDADFDMFAQSRTATYENAKVSGSSYQDNADVDVSGASLARTAQLRHNPQELWQQKDSDFDAIEAWLNENPGEGQAGAGPRQEPISSSEFDRFLAERAAAADALPTITAATGSSGQRQRTMARDDKDNQMFAL, encoded by the exons ATGTCGTTCTTTGGAGGCAACCCGTTTGCGACGCCTGTGGGCCAGAAAATCG AACAGGCCACATCCGAGACACTCGCATCCGAAGACTGGGGGCTGAACTTGGAGGTGTGCGACTTGATAAATGAGTCTGAGGAAGGCCCCAGGGATGCTGTCAAGGCGATCAGGAAACGTCTCACTAGCCAGCCCAAGAATTATAGTGTGGTTATGTACACTCTGACA GTACTAGAGACTTGTGTCAAGAATTGTGACAAGCGTTTCCATGTCCTTGTCTGTAGCAAAGATTTTGTACAAGACCTGGTTAAACTTATAG GTCCCAAGAACGAGCCACCACCAGCAGTGCAGGAGAAGGTCTTGTCACTTATCCAGTCTTGGGCTGATGCTTTCCGTCACCAGCCTGAGCTTGCAGGAGTTAGTCAG GTGTACGCTGACCTGAAGCACAAGGGTGTGGAGTTCCCCATGACCAACCTCGACACCATGGCACCCATCCTGACTCCACAGCGG ACGGTAGCAGCTCCAGAACCTCGTCCTCCCCGTGTGCCCTCTGGAGTACCCACATCTCCTCGACGTCAAGCAGCCCACCAGCCTCCACCTCCTCAAGCTGCACCTGTCACCCTAACAGCAGAACAGCGAGCCAAGCTGCACAGCGAACTAGATGTTGTGGAGTCAAATGCAAAAGTC TTAGCTGAGATGTTGTCTGAACTTTCACCTGGCAAGGAGCACCAGGATGATGCTCAGCTGCTGCAG GAATTACATGCAACCTGTCGAGCAATGCAGCAACGGGTGGTTGAACTTGTTGGTCGTGTGAATGATGACCTTCTCACAGCTGACCTGCTGCGTATAAATGACAACCTTAATAACCTTTTCCTAAG ATATGACCGCCACATGAGCAAGGTGAAAGGCATTAGCAGTCCCACGAGATCCCCCCAGCAGGTCCCCCCCACACAGCAGCCCCCCCAGATTCCACCCCCCCAGCGAGCTCCACAGGCAGAGGTGTCCTTGATTGATCTGGCTGATGAACCTCCCTCGGCCCAACTAGCTGGTCTTA CTGTTGGAAGCTCTCCTaaagtgaagaaaaatgaagatgcaGACTTTGATATGTTTGCACAGTCACGAACTGCGACTTATGAAAATGCAAAAGTCAG TGGCAGCAGTTACCAGGATAATGCTGATGTGGATGTAAGCGGTGCCTCACTTGCTCGCACAGCACAGCTTAGACACAATCCG CAGGAGCTGTGG CAACAGAAAGACAGTGACTTTGACGCGATAGAAGCCTGGCTAAATGAAAAT CCTGGTGAGGGACAAGCTGGTGCTGGGCCAAGACAGGAGCCTATATCATCATCAGAATTTGACCGCTTCCTTGCTGAGCGAGCAGCTGCAGCTGATGCTTTGCCGACCATCACTGCAGCCACCGGCTCCTCGGGTCAGCGGCAACGAACAATGGCCCGCGATGACAAGGATAACCAGATGTTTGCCCTTTAG
- the LOC119592692 gene encoding NADH dehydrogenase [ubiquinone] flavoprotein 2, mitochondrial-like, producing the protein GGRSLLLQPRKCSPPFAKSIASATVRSVRNVHRSAAACSDSLFVHRDSKDNNIDMPFEFTAENLKRAEAIISIYPEGHRKAAVIPLLDLAQRQVGNWLPITAMHAVAKMLDMPRMRVYEVATFYTMFMRNPVGKYHIQVCTTTPCWLRGSDEVMKVIHDKLGIKVGETTKDGLFTLSEVECLGACVNAPMMQINDNYYEDLEVKDTEEILNSLAAGKEPKAGPRNGRFAAEPLGGLTSLTSPPPGPGFMVRDDL; encoded by the exons GGAGGCAGATCGCTCCTTCTCCAGCCTCGGAAATGCTCTCCTCCCTTTGCAAAGTCGATTGCTTCTGCCACT gtgCGCAGTGTGCGAAATGTGCACAGAAGTGCAGCAGCATGTAGCGACAGCCTCTTTGTG CATCGTGACTCGAAAGATAACAATATTGACATGCCATTTGAATTCACCGCTGAGAACTTGAAG AGGGCAGAGGCGATCATCTCGATTTACCCAGAAGGCCACAGAAAAGCAGCCGTGATTCCCCTGCTGGACCTTGCACAGCGCCAAGTTGGAAACTGGCTTCCCATCACTGCTATGCATGCTGTTGCCAAGATGCTAGACATGCCCCGCATGCGTGTATATGAAGTTGCTACTTTCTACACCATGTTCATGAG AAACCCTGTAGGTAAGTACCATATCCAGGTGTGTACGACAACCCCCTGCTGGCTCCGGGGTTCAGATGAGGTCATGAAGGTTATCCATGACAAGTTGGGAATCAAGGTCGGGGAGACCACAAAGGACGGACTCTTCACCCTCTCTGAAGTGGAGTGTCTTGGGGCATGTGTCAATGCTCCCATGATGCAGATAAACGATAATTATTAT GAGGACCTCGAAGTAAAGGACACTGAAGAGATTCTTAACTCGCTGGCAGCAGGGAAGGAGCCCAAGGCAGGTCCTCGCAATGGTCGCTTTGCTGCAGAGCCACTAGGAGGCCTCACCTCTCTTACCAGTCCCCCTCCCGGACCAGGATTCATG GTTCGAGATGACTTGTAA